The DNA region ACTGAGCATGCGCCGCCACCACAAAATTGCGTCGTAAGCGCTCGGCGACCGCGGCGGCCTCCCCGACAGAACGGGCCGGCATCAACGCCGCAAATTCCTCACCGCCGATACGGCCGAACAGAACGCCGGCTCCGAGCGTGCGCGTCGCTTCAATCGCAAACGCTCTCAGCACATCGTCGCCGGCCGCGTGGCCGAGATGATCGTTGATGGTCTTGAAATGATCGAGGTCGAACAGCAGCATCGCGAGCGGCGTGCCGTCGACGCGCTGCTGCGCGATCAATCGCTCTGCCCCGGCGAGGAAGGCGCGGCGGTTCGACACGCCGCACAAGGGATCAATCAATGACGCCGTCTTATGCCGCAGCTCGGTGCGTTCCTTGCTCATGTTGAGCAGCAGGAACGCCAGAACCACGGTAAACATCAGGGTGCCGAAAGCCACCAAAGGATAGAGAGCGCTGGCAATGGTCTGATGTTCACCGTCCGGCTGCGGAACGGTAAGCGTCAACGGAATGCGCACAAGCATAGCGCCGCCGTACGCGATCAAAGTCACAACGGTCGGCCAACGCGACAGCAATGGCTCGGCGCGCCCGCGCCAGATCTCTGCAGCGGCGACAATAGCGAGCACCGCACTCAAGGCCGACGCGACGATGGTGCGCAGGTTAATGTCATTGCCGATCGCCGGGACGGCGCAGGCAACGAACCATAGCGCTGGCGCGGGCATGATCAGCAAGAACTGCGGCGGCCGGCCGTCAAAGAGACGGGCGCCAACCCAGATCAGGCCGAGGCCCGTCAGCACGAGAGCATTGGCGATTTGAATGGACAGCCAATCAGGCACCTGACCGCGCACGATGACCAGCGCCATGCCGGCTGCGGCGAGCACGAAGGCGAGGCCCCACAGCCGCGGCGCACGGACGGCGCGATTCTGCAGACTTGCGAAGATAAGCAATATGCCGAGAAGCGCCGTGACGAATACCGTCACCACGGCCAACGTTGGAATGTCCAAATACATCAAACGAGGTCCACCACCCGCCGCCCCACGCCGGATGTAATCAACATAAGATTGGGGTGGAGTTACCGCGCCAAGTTTTGTGCACGGCAACATTGCCGAGTCGTAAACACGATACACGCAATGCAGTGAATCCTTTGGCGCAATAAAAAAGGGCGCGCCGAAGCGCGCCCTTTTGGCAACAATGCGAAGCTCTCGCCTAGCGCTTCGAGAACTGGAAGGAACGACGAGCCTTGGCACGGCCGTACTTCTTACGCTCGACCACGCGCGAGTCGCGGGTGAGGAAGCCGCCGCGCTTGAGCGCGCTGCGCAGTTCCGGCTCGAACAGCGTGAGCGCCTTGGCAAGGCCGTGGCGCACCGCGCCGGCCTGGCCCGACAGTCCGCCGCCCGAAACGGTGCAGATCACGTCGTATTGCCCCGAGCGGCCGGCTGCGACCAGCGGCTGCTGAATCAGCATGCGCAGGACGGGACGCGCGAAGAAGACTTCGATCGTGCGCGTGTTGACCTCGATCTTGCCGGAGCCCGGCTTGATCCAGACGCGGGCAACCGCATTCTTACGCTTGCCGGTCGCATAAGCGCGGCCCTGGGCGTCGACCTTCTTCTCGTATTTGGGACCTTCGGGAGCAGCCGTCTTGAGCCCGGCCAAACCTTCCAGCGACTGTACGGTCTCGGCCACGATCAGGCACTCCTCACGTTCTTGCGGTTCATTGCACCGACATCCAGCTTTTCCGGCTTCTGCGCTTCGTGCGGATGCTCGGCGCCCGGATAGACGCGCAGATTTCCGAGCTGCACGCGGCCGAGCGGCCCGCGCGGCAACATACGCTCAACCGCCTTCTCGACGATGCGCTCAGGGAAGCGGCCCTCGAGGATCGAGCGGGCCGTACGCTCCTTGATGCCACCGATGAAACCGGTGTGATGGTGATAGACTTTTTTCTCGCGCTTGCGGCCGGTGAAGACGACCTTGGCGGCGTTGATGACGATGACGTTGTCGCCGTCGTCGACATGGGGGGTGTAGCTGGGCTTGTGCTTGCCGCGCAGGCGCATGGCCACGATCGAGGCGAGCCGGCCAACCACGAGCCCGGAGGCGTCGATGGTCACCCACTTCTTCTCAATGTCGGCGGCTTTGGCCGAATAGGTCTTCATGACAAATCCTTGGGGATAAACGCGCGAGGCCTGCCCGCGCGACGTGGCGAACGTGTACCCGACCCCCCGCTACCGGTCAACGCCAGATCGCTACATTTTCTACAACGTTTTCAGTCACTTATTAAATAGGTAATTAGTTACCTTGATCTAATCATCGGGAAGCAGGGATTGAATAGGTGGAGGTGACATGCGCGACGGGCTCATCAGAGCCATCGGAATAGAGCGTCACCTCCCCGACCGCCAGCCTTTTACCGACCTTCATGAGCCGGGCATGGGCGATGAGGTCGGCCTGGGTGGGCTTGCGTAGGAAATTGATGTTGAGATTGGTCGTGACCGCCAGCGGCTGCGGACCGATCGCGGAGAACACCGCCACGTACATGGCGAAATCGGCCAGTTCCATCATCGTCGGTCCCGAGATCGTACCACCAGGCCGGATGTGATCCTCGTGGAAATCCCGCCGTACCCGCACGTCACCGTAATGGATGTCTTCGAGGGTCAGACCGCAGCCTGGGTAGAAGGCTTGCGGAAACTCCTCGTGCAGCAGCTTGCCGATCTCCTCGGCGGTCATCACGGATGGCCGCATGGACTTTCACCCCCACCTTGTTCTTGACCGGCACGGCCGGCAAACCCGGGGGCATTCAATCCTTGCCGTAAAGCGCCCGCAACTCGTCCTTCGCTTTTTCCAAGGTGTGCCGGCGGGTCTTGGAAAGCCCCTTTCCACCACGGTTGATGTAAAAAGTAAGCATCGACATGGCGGATCGATACGGCGACGACTTGCGCCGGTGGCTATGTTCCGCCGACCGCTTGAGCGAACGTGCAATCGCTTTTGGACTGCCCTTCACGAACACGCCTTTGTCGAGCGTCAATGCGTCGCTCGTCTCTGTCACACGTTGCGACCAGCGGCGTTTTGTCTTTGTCTTCTTGCGGGCAGATGATTTGCGTTTCTTCGCCATCGTCATACCTCCGCTGCAAACAATGCGTAGGCAGGCGCCCTGTTCCGACCGCTTGCAAGCATACGCCACCGGAGTAAGTATCGGCCCATGAACATCCAAACCGATGCCCGCGCTGTCGACGCAGTTCTCCTGCGCGAGCAGGATGATTCGATCGCGATTCTCACGCTCAACCGCCCGGCCGCGCGCAACAGCCTGTCGGAAGACCTGCTCAACGCGCTGTTCATCACCTTCGATGACATCGCGACCGATAAAAGCATCCGCGCCATCGTTTTAGCCGCCAATGGCGTGGCTTTTTCGGCAGGGCACGATCTGAAAGAACTGACGTCCCGGCGTACCGACGCCGACGGCGGCCGCGCCTATTTCAAGCACATCATGACGACCTGCAGCGCCATGATGCAGAAGATCGTCAACCTGCCGCAGCCGGTGATCGCCGCGGTACAAGGCGTCGCCACCGCGGCCGGATGCCAGCTCGTCGCGAGCTGCGATCTTGCCGTTGCTTCGGAGGCCGCGAGGTTCGCGACGCCCGGGGTCGATATCGGCCTGTTCTGCTCGACACCCATGGTCGCGCTGTCACGCAATGTCGCACCGAAGCATGCCATGGAGATGTTGCTCACCGGCGAGATGATCGAAGCCGATCGCGCCGCCGCGATGGGTCTCGTCAATCGCGTGGTCGCACCCGGCGAGGAACGCGCGGTTGCCGTTGCGCTCGCCAAGCAGATAGCAGCAAAATCGTCCCACACCGTGAAGATCGGCAAGGAAGCCTTCTATCGGCAGCGCGAACTCGGCCTTGCCGAGGCTTATGCCTATGCATCCGAAGTGATGACTGAAAACATGATGGCGCGCGATGCCGAGGAAGGCATCTGCGCCTTCATCGAGAAGCGCAAGCCAACCTGGGAGGATCGCTGATGTCGGCTGTTCTTGCT from Pseudolabrys taiwanensis includes:
- a CDS encoding GGDEF domain-containing protein, with the translated sequence MPRLVVPSSSRSARRELRIVAKRARFGAPFFIAPKDSLHCVYRVYDSAMLPCTKLGAVTPPQSYVDYIRRGAAGGGPRLMYLDIPTLAVVTVFVTALLGILLIFASLQNRAVRAPRLWGLAFVLAAAGMALVIVRGQVPDWLSIQIANALVLTGLGLIWVGARLFDGRPPQFLLIMPAPALWFVACAVPAIGNDINLRTIVASALSAVLAIVAAAEIWRGRAEPLLSRWPTVVTLIAYGGAMLVRIPLTLTVPQPDGEHQTIASALYPLVAFGTLMFTVVLAFLLLNMSKERTELRHKTASLIDPLCGVSNRRAFLAGAERLIAQQRVDGTPLAMLLFDLDHFKTINDHLGHAAGDDVLRAFAIEATRTLGAGVLFGRIGGEEFAALMPARSVGEAAAVAERLRRNFVVAAHAQFDIGIVTPTVSTGVALGCDQHVSVAGLMAQADRALYRAKANGRNRVESATTEAIMPPAPNVEDMERRVWRKVSARA
- a CDS encoding DUF3175 domain-containing protein; translated protein: MAKKRKSSARKKTKTKRRWSQRVTETSDALTLDKGVFVKGSPKAIARSLKRSAEHSHRRKSSPYRSAMSMLTFYINRGGKGLSKTRRHTLEKAKDELRALYGKD
- the rplM gene encoding 50S ribosomal protein L13, which translates into the protein MKTYSAKAADIEKKWVTIDASGLVVGRLASIVAMRLRGKHKPSYTPHVDDGDNVIVINAAKVVFTGRKREKKVYHHHTGFIGGIKERTARSILEGRFPERIVEKAVERMLPRGPLGRVQLGNLRVYPGAEHPHEAQKPEKLDVGAMNRKNVRSA
- a CDS encoding PaaI family thioesterase; its protein translation is MTAEEIGKLLHEEFPQAFYPGCGLTLEDIHYGDVRVRRDFHEDHIRPGGTISGPTMMELADFAMYVAVFSAIGPQPLAVTTNLNINFLRKPTQADLIAHARLMKVGKRLAVGEVTLYSDGSDEPVAHVTSTYSIPASR
- the rpsI gene encoding 30S ribosomal protein S9, whose product is MAETVQSLEGLAGLKTAAPEGPKYEKKVDAQGRAYATGKRKNAVARVWIKPGSGKIEVNTRTIEVFFARPVLRMLIQQPLVAAGRSGQYDVICTVSGGGLSGQAGAVRHGLAKALTLFEPELRSALKRGGFLTRDSRVVERKKYGRAKARRSFQFSKR
- a CDS encoding enoyl-CoA hydratase — protein: MNIQTDARAVDAVLLREQDDSIAILTLNRPAARNSLSEDLLNALFITFDDIATDKSIRAIVLAANGVAFSAGHDLKELTSRRTDADGGRAYFKHIMTTCSAMMQKIVNLPQPVIAAVQGVATAAGCQLVASCDLAVASEAARFATPGVDIGLFCSTPMVALSRNVAPKHAMEMLLTGEMIEADRAAAMGLVNRVVAPGEERAVAVALAKQIAAKSSHTVKIGKEAFYRQRELGLAEAYAYASEVMTENMMARDAEEGICAFIEKRKPTWEDR